One genomic segment of Ehrlichia chaffeensis str. Arkansas includes these proteins:
- the argB gene encoding acetylglutamate kinase translates to MKLHNVLKNNNKEDVVSNIEQFGGNADWFNAARVLSESLPYIQQFSGETFIIKYGGAAMKDRKLAENFAHDIVLLKQLGINPIVVHGGGSKINEFLEKINKKSTFVNGLRVTDAETLEIVEMVLCGLVNKDITQLINKAGGNAIGLCGKDANLIEAKKVCYTYKENQSNNVEKILDMGFVGEPHEVNTDLLFFMEESDFIPVIAPVCSGENDLTYNVNADLVAGALANALAAAKLIILTNVPGVTDVNGNLLSEISVSNAESLIEQGIANAGMIPKLQTCIKVVKEGYGSAHIIDGRIPHVLLLELFTIHGTGTMVLNTDI, encoded by the coding sequence ATGAAATTGCACAATGTATTAAAAAATAATAATAAAGAAGATGTTGTATCAAACATTGAGCAATTTGGTGGAAATGCTGATTGGTTTAACGCAGCAAGAGTTTTATCAGAATCCTTACCGTATATACAGCAGTTTTCTGGTGAGACATTTATCATTAAATATGGTGGTGCTGCTATGAAGGATAGAAAATTAGCAGAAAATTTTGCTCACGATATTGTATTGTTAAAACAATTAGGTATTAATCCAATAGTTGTGCACGGTGGCGGCAGCAAAATCAACGAATTTCTAGAGAAGATAAATAAGAAAAGTACATTTGTTAATGGATTAAGAGTTACTGATGCTGAAACTTTGGAAATCGTAGAAATGGTATTATGTGGATTAGTCAATAAAGATATTACACAACTAATAAACAAAGCTGGAGGTAATGCTATTGGATTATGTGGTAAAGATGCTAATTTAATAGAAGCAAAAAAAGTTTGTTATACTTATAAGGAAAATCAGTCAAATAATGTTGAAAAAATACTAGACATGGGTTTTGTTGGAGAACCTCATGAGGTGAATACAGACTTATTATTTTTTATGGAAGAATCTGATTTTATTCCAGTAATAGCTCCTGTATGTAGTGGTGAAAATGATCTTACTTATAACGTAAATGCAGATTTAGTAGCTGGTGCATTAGCAAATGCCCTTGCTGCTGCAAAATTGATTATTTTAACGAACGTACCTGGAGTTACTGATGTTAATGGTAACTTGTTATCTGAAATATCAGTAAGTAATGCAGAAAGTCTAATAGAACAAGGTATAGCAAATGCAGGTATGATTCCTAAGTTACAAACTTGCATTAAAGTAGTAAAAGAAGGTTATGGATCAGCTCACATAATAGACGGTAGAATACCACACGTATTGTTGTTAGAATTGTTTACCATACATGGAACTGGTACTATGGTATTAAATACAGATATATAA
- the prfA gene encoding peptide chain release factor 1: MSFDNSLEELSQKFYKLKSMLEDPSQLSVDSFVAASKEYSELLPVISVIDQYNILQKDIAGLEELINNPETDHELKSLAKEEFYERQKQLPKVKHKLKLSLLPKDKDDARNAILEIRAGTGGEEAALFVTDLYRMYTKYAEQKNWKFEQINSSSTGIGGHKEISLCISGSNVFARLKFESGVHRVQRVPETEASGRLHTSAATVAVLPEIEEVDLKIDEKDLRIDVYRSSGPGGQSVNTTDSAVRITHIPSGIVVIQQDEKSQHKNKSKALKVLRARLYNLEKQKRDAEISQMRKSQIGSGDRSERIRTYNFPQSRITDHRINLTLYRLDDIMKEGNLDEFIEALIAEDEANKLKNLHI; this comes from the coding sequence ATGAGCTTTGATAATAGTTTAGAAGAGTTGTCTCAAAAATTCTACAAACTAAAAAGTATGTTAGAAGATCCAAGTCAATTGAGTGTGGATTCCTTTGTTGCTGCTTCAAAAGAATATTCAGAATTATTGCCTGTGATATCAGTGATAGACCAATATAATATCTTACAAAAAGATATAGCAGGCTTAGAAGAACTGATAAATAATCCAGAAACTGATCATGAATTAAAAAGTCTAGCTAAAGAAGAATTCTATGAACGGCAAAAACAATTACCTAAAGTTAAGCATAAATTAAAATTATCCTTACTTCCCAAGGATAAAGATGATGCACGTAATGCTATTTTAGAAATTAGAGCAGGTACAGGTGGAGAAGAAGCTGCATTATTTGTGACTGATTTATATAGAATGTATACAAAATATGCTGAACAAAAGAATTGGAAATTTGAACAGATTAACTCATCTTCAACCGGTATAGGCGGACATAAGGAAATATCATTATGTATAAGCGGATCTAATGTATTTGCAAGGTTAAAATTTGAATCTGGAGTGCATAGAGTACAAAGGGTACCGGAAACTGAAGCTTCTGGAAGACTTCATACTTCAGCTGCTACAGTAGCAGTTTTACCAGAAATTGAAGAAGTAGATTTAAAGATAGATGAAAAAGATTTAAGAATAGATGTATATCGTTCAAGCGGTCCAGGAGGACAATCTGTGAATACTACTGATAGTGCTGTACGTATTACGCATATACCAAGCGGAATTGTCGTTATACAGCAAGATGAGAAATCTCAACATAAAAATAAAAGTAAAGCTCTTAAGGTATTAAGAGCAAGGCTTTATAACCTAGAAAAACAAAAAAGAGATGCAGAAATTTCACAAATGAGAAAAAGTCAGATAGGATCAGGAGACCGTTCTGAGCGTATAAGAACTTACAATTTTCCTCAATCTAGAATTACAGATCATAGGATAAATCTTACATTATATAGATTAGATGATATTATGAAAGAAGGAAATTTGGATGAGTTTATTGAAGCATTAATAGCCGAAGATGAAGCAAATAAATTAAAGAACCTGCATATTTGA
- a CDS encoding porin has protein sequence MLFINQATANDFALSGKLNLQYGFNSNDFSRLSFNATSTLEYSYHINDYFSVGPFLKLSTNLMSNSIDSSGNAKDSILDINSNTKEAYVFIKSSNIGSLQVGLTSPVSQKMKLSSSDISVASGGVTGSWLQYVNLRTDNSNFSYGHNKEDTVLFTPGLYIAYHGSAIPVVSYYSPQIKGIKLGLSYIPKDKIQDIANNIKSHVYKNIVSVGVKYQNQLSSGIGYSISGVVEHAVNDLLPASNQQQQVQYNNLLSYNAGFSLKYNNITFIGSYGNLGNSGKKEISVQSNHYKIIDSEFYDLGLKIENDLFNVGLSYFYGGKKVNLKTSPENYAKHALSACALGIEKILRNNMILYADIVFFDVDRTDTNKSGYIGLIGAKLSF, from the coding sequence ATGTTATTTATAAATCAAGCTACGGCTAATGACTTTGCGTTAAGTGGTAAGTTAAATCTACAATACGGTTTTAATAGCAATGACTTTTCAAGGTTGTCCTTTAATGCAACTTCCACTTTAGAGTATTCATATCACATTAATGATTACTTTTCTGTTGGGCCTTTTCTAAAATTAAGCACAAACCTAATGAGTAATAGTATAGACAGCTCAGGTAATGCAAAAGATTCTATATTAGATATAAATAGTAATACAAAAGAAGCATATGTCTTTATTAAATCTTCTAATATCGGAAGTTTACAAGTAGGATTGACAAGTCCTGTTTCACAAAAAATGAAACTTTCATCTTCAGATATATCAGTAGCTTCAGGTGGTGTTACTGGAAGTTGGTTACAATATGTTAATCTAAGAACTGACAATTCTAATTTTTCCTATGGACACAATAAAGAAGATACTGTTTTATTCACACCAGGTCTATATATTGCTTATCACGGATCTGCTATTCCAGTAGTTAGTTATTATTCTCCACAAATTAAGGGAATAAAGCTTGGGTTAAGCTATATTCCAAAAGATAAGATTCAGGATATTGCAAACAATATCAAATCCCATGTGTATAAAAATATTGTTAGTGTAGGAGTCAAATATCAAAATCAGTTATCATCTGGTATTGGTTATTCTATATCAGGAGTTGTTGAACATGCTGTAAATGATCTGTTACCTGCTAGTAATCAGCAGCAACAGGTTCAATATAATAATTTACTATCTTATAATGCTGGTTTTTCACTAAAATATAATAATATTACTTTTATAGGATCGTATGGTAATCTTGGTAATTCTGGTAAAAAGGAAATTTCTGTACAATCTAATCATTATAAAATAATTGATAGTGAATTTTATGATTTAGGTTTAAAGATTGAAAATGATTTGTTTAATGTTGGCCTCAGTTACTTCTATGGAGGTAAAAAGGTAAACCTTAAGACTTCTCCTGAAAATTATGCAAAACATGCATTATCAGCATGTGCATTAGGTATAGAGAAGATATTACGTAATAATATGATTCTTTATGCTGATATTGTATTTTTCGATGTTGACAGAACTGATACTAATAAATCTGGCTATATTGGATTGATAGGAGCAAAACTAAGTTTCTAA
- the hemF gene encoding oxygen-dependent coproporphyrinogen oxidase: MKAKQKRAVDWFKTLQNQLLSEFISIEKQFSSFIPQVDHKHWERPGGGGGHSIVIYGKVFEKAGINVSEVYGDMEQNHELSHAVNPSELSNTFIGKDKKFWASGISVVAHMCSPFVPAVHMNTRFICISDKNWFGGGIDLTPTYENKKDQELFHSNLREMCDQYDKSYYQKFKQQCDEYFFLHHRKEPRGIGGIFYDNINSGNWEADFQYTQAVGKFLLDIYPIIVKRNLHTPWTAEEREYQLVKRGRYVEFNLIYDRGTRFGLLTNGNSDAIMMSMPPIVKWK; this comes from the coding sequence ATGAAAGCAAAACAAAAAAGAGCAGTTGACTGGTTTAAGACATTACAAAATCAGCTCTTATCTGAGTTTATATCAATAGAGAAACAGTTTTCATCTTTTATACCACAAGTAGATCATAAGCATTGGGAAAGACCTGGAGGTGGAGGAGGGCATTCTATAGTGATATATGGTAAGGTTTTTGAAAAAGCCGGAATAAATGTTTCAGAAGTATATGGAGATATGGAACAAAATCATGAATTATCTCATGCTGTAAATCCTTCTGAGTTATCTAATACTTTTATAGGAAAAGACAAAAAATTTTGGGCAAGCGGAATTTCTGTTGTTGCGCATATGTGCTCTCCATTTGTACCAGCTGTACATATGAATACTAGATTTATTTGTATATCAGATAAAAATTGGTTTGGAGGTGGTATAGATTTGACTCCTACATATGAAAACAAAAAAGACCAAGAACTTTTCCATAGTAATCTACGTGAAATGTGTGACCAGTACGATAAGAGCTATTATCAGAAGTTTAAGCAACAATGCGATGAGTATTTCTTTTTACATCATAGGAAGGAGCCACGTGGTATAGGTGGTATATTTTATGATAATATAAATTCAGGAAATTGGGAAGCTGACTTTCAATATACTCAGGCAGTAGGTAAGTTTTTATTAGATATCTACCCAATTATCGTAAAGAGAAATCTACATACACCATGGACTGCAGAAGAGCGCGAGTATCAGTTAGTTAAGCGTGGAAGATATGTAGAATTTAATTTAATTTACGATAGAGGTACAAGATTTGGTTTACTGACAAATGGTAACTCTGATGCAATCATGATGTCCATGCCTCCTATAGTCAAATGGAAATAG
- the miaA gene encoding tRNA (adenosine(37)-N6)-dimethylallyltransferase MiaA: MNNILIITGPTASGKSKISMKIAQDNNGIIVNCDSKQIYREIPIITDQPNLNDTSVEHKLYGYVSVTQQYSVGLWIEDLKDEISSIIQQKKFPVITGGSGMYINSLIYGLSQIPKIEDSVRNETRRLFKTLGKKEFYALLIDKDPIAKCLHKNNSHQLLRAYEVIEQTGISIFVWKENAPREPIFKNFKLCILMPPRSEIYKKINERFINMINTSVIEEIENLLSLNIPAHFPAMKAHGVPEIIQYLQNKISIDQAIEIAQKNTRNYAKRQYTWFKHQFRNALFYESQDQLLESIKNSYVYYN, translated from the coding sequence ATGAATAATATATTAATCATTACTGGACCTACAGCATCAGGAAAGTCTAAGATATCTATGAAAATAGCGCAAGATAATAATGGAATTATTGTGAATTGTGATTCAAAGCAAATATATCGAGAAATCCCTATAATTACAGATCAACCGAATTTGAATGATACTTCTGTAGAACACAAATTATATGGATATGTATCAGTAACACAACAATATTCTGTAGGATTATGGATAGAAGATTTAAAGGATGAAATATCATCCATTATACAACAAAAAAAGTTTCCAGTTATAACTGGAGGTAGTGGAATGTATATCAATAGTCTAATATATGGCTTATCGCAAATTCCTAAGATAGAAGATAGTGTAAGGAATGAAACAAGAAGGCTATTTAAAACTCTAGGGAAAAAAGAGTTTTATGCATTATTAATAGATAAAGATCCTATAGCAAAATGTTTACATAAAAACAATTCACATCAATTATTAAGAGCATATGAAGTCATAGAACAAACAGGAATTTCCATATTTGTATGGAAGGAAAATGCACCTCGTGAACCTATATTTAAGAATTTTAAGCTTTGTATTCTTATGCCACCACGAAGCGAAATATATAAAAAAATAAACGAACGTTTTATTAATATGATCAATACATCTGTAATAGAAGAAATAGAAAATTTGCTTTCACTGAATATACCTGCACATTTTCCTGCAATGAAAGCACACGGTGTGCCAGAAATAATTCAATATTTACAAAATAAAATCAGTATTGATCAAGCAATAGAAATAGCTCAAAAAAATACTAGGAATTATGCTAAACGTCAATATACATGGTTTAAGCATCAATTCCGAAATGCATTATTCTATGAATCTCAGGATCAGTTGTTAGAATCTATAAAAAACAGTTATGTATATTATAACTGA
- the yihA gene encoding ribosome biogenesis GTP-binding protein YihA/YsxC, with the protein MKLKTIMSKCEFMIGATHIKSLPDFSIPEIAIAGRSNVGKSSLINAITNNKKNAKTSSKPGCTKQINFYLINKDFMVLVDLPGYGYSKADKTTINNYLCLMEYYLLNSRNLLKVILLIDAKVGFKEIDLDFINWLELHQIHYQLVLTKIDKIKKEMLDVNVNYIKNLNLDFIMYPIISTSSQCKQGIEELIYEIAQCIKK; encoded by the coding sequence ATGAAGCTAAAAACTATAATGTCAAAGTGTGAATTTATGATAGGAGCTACTCACATAAAGTCTTTACCAGATTTTTCTATACCAGAAATTGCAATTGCTGGTAGATCAAATGTAGGCAAATCTAGTCTAATTAATGCAATAACAAATAATAAAAAAAATGCTAAAACATCTTCTAAACCAGGATGTACAAAACAAATTAATTTTTATCTTATTAACAAAGATTTTATGGTATTAGTAGATTTGCCAGGTTACGGATATTCTAAAGCAGATAAAACTACTATCAATAATTATTTATGTCTTATGGAATATTATCTACTAAATAGTAGAAACCTATTAAAAGTTATATTACTTATAGATGCTAAAGTTGGATTTAAGGAAATAGACTTAGATTTTATCAATTGGCTTGAGTTACACCAAATACATTACCAATTAGTATTAACAAAAATTGATAAAATAAAAAAAGAAATGCTTGATGTTAACGTAAATTATATTAAAAATCTTAATTTGGATTTTATTATGTATCCAATCATCAGTACTAGTAGTCAATGTAAACAAGGAATAGAGGAGTTGATTTATGAAATTGCACAATGTATTAAAAAATAA